In Paenibacillus sp. BIC5C1, a genomic segment contains:
- a CDS encoding FHA domain-containing protein: MRETAKIVIRTPGQESDGSFAYVSQGRSITVGRYTGGDELDLSVYNQLISKRHCRIHYDVQQQLWIEDLDSKNGTELNGQRLVPYEKYPFAEGDSLTLVNGLIQLRVEGDLEETREYRLSDLLGEGVRLQDHLQTVQIGEVEIPLSKKEYQLFKLLYSQLDHFVTREQIVGQVWPERSMLESESVGIDEINSLIYRTNRKLGVHFTIKSVYKKGVYMKSHVPD, encoded by the coding sequence ATGCGGGAGACGGCAAAAATCGTCATTCGTACGCCAGGGCAGGAAAGTGACGGTTCGTTCGCTTATGTCAGCCAGGGGCGTTCCATTACAGTGGGGCGTTACACGGGTGGAGATGAATTGGACTTGTCTGTCTACAATCAGTTGATATCGAAGCGGCATTGCCGCATTCATTATGATGTGCAGCAGCAACTGTGGATTGAGGATCTGGATAGCAAAAATGGAACGGAATTGAACGGGCAGCGTCTCGTTCCTTATGAGAAATACCCTTTTGCCGAAGGAGACAGCCTGACGTTGGTCAACGGCTTGATTCAGCTTCGCGTAGAAGGGGATCTCGAAGAAACGAGAGAATATCGGCTATCTGACCTGCTGGGCGAGGGCGTGCGTTTACAGGATCACCTGCAAACCGTGCAGATTGGAGAAGTGGAGATTCCACTGTCCAAGAAGGAGTACCAACTGTTCAAGCTATTGTACAGCCAGTTGGATCACTTTGTGACACGGGAGCAGATTGTCGGCCAAGTGTGGCCGGAGCGAAGCATGCTGGAGAGTGAGTCTGTAGGGATTGACGAGATCAACTCGTTGATCTACCGGACGAATCGCAAGCTGGGAGTTCATTTTACAATTAAATCGGTGTACAAAAAGGGTGTATACATGAAGTCCCATGTGCCGGACTGA
- a CDS encoding polyphosphate polymerase domain-containing protein has protein sequence MAIEVFNRYESKYLLTDEQYENFYTDLLKYMELDAYNKKHEFYSISNLYFDTPQDSLIRASLSKPKYKEKLRLRAYGVPEENAKVYLEIKKKVFGLVNKRRTALKLDEAYAFVQTGKAPDLADYMNKQVIEEIKYFLRLYDLEPKVYLAYERKALFDKNSRDLRITFDTNIRSRRYDLKLEQGDYGEPLVKDGRWLMEVKAEKTVPMWLSQLLSEHGLYRTGFSKYGNEYRHLARTTNLNYQTERILVPGTDFNPSIEQEKTITERERVLYA, from the coding sequence ATGGCAATTGAAGTATTCAACCGATATGAGAGCAAATATCTCCTGACAGATGAGCAATACGAGAACTTCTACACCGATCTGCTGAAGTATATGGAGCTGGACGCCTATAACAAGAAACACGAATTCTACTCCATCAGCAACCTGTACTTCGATACTCCGCAGGATTCCCTAATCCGCGCCAGTCTCTCTAAGCCCAAATACAAGGAGAAGCTGAGACTGCGGGCATACGGAGTTCCTGAAGAGAATGCGAAGGTATATCTGGAGATCAAAAAGAAAGTATTTGGCTTGGTAAACAAACGCCGAACTGCCCTGAAGCTGGATGAAGCCTATGCATTCGTTCAGACAGGCAAGGCTCCTGATCTCGCCGATTATATGAACAAGCAGGTTATCGAAGAGATCAAGTATTTCCTTCGGCTGTACGATCTGGAGCCAAAAGTATATCTGGCGTATGAACGCAAGGCGTTGTTCGATAAGAACAGCCGCGATCTCCGAATCACCTTTGACACCAACATCCGCAGTCGCAGATACGATCTGAAGCTGGAGCAAGGAGATTACGGTGAACCTCTGGTGAAAGACGGTCGCTGGCTGATGGAAGTCAAAGCCGAAAAAACCGTTCCGATGTGGCTCTCCCAACTGTTATCCGAACACGGCCTATATCGCACCGGATTCTCGAAATACGGCAATGAGTACAGACATCTGGCCAGAACAACCAACCTGAACTACCAGACGGAGCGTATACTCGTGCCGGGTACAGACTTTAACCCATCCATAGAACAAGAAAAAACAATCACAGAAAGAGAGCGTGTCCTGTATGCTTGA
- a CDS encoding DUF4956 domain-containing protein produces the protein MLDSIFSSALTDTTLTFSNAIITIGLAIIMGAIISLTYMKTNQSTYSQSFTLTMVVLPVIVAIIILLIGSNIARAFSLAGAFSIIRFRSAPGDPKDIAYVLFTMASGLACGVGAFGYAVLFTIILCVLMFVLSRFNFGAKKSQQKTLKVTIPENLSYEEALEEVFHKFNVVHELKKIRTTELGSLYELVYNVTIHESVNQKEFLDMIRTRNGNLDISLTMSPTTTEY, from the coding sequence ATGCTTGATTCCATCTTTAGTTCTGCACTAACCGATACAACTCTGACCTTCAGCAATGCCATTATTACCATCGGCCTTGCCATCATTATGGGGGCCATTATCAGCCTGACATACATGAAGACGAATCAGAGCACATACTCCCAAAGCTTTACACTAACCATGGTTGTCTTGCCAGTCATCGTAGCCATCATCATTCTTCTGATCGGCAGCAACATTGCCCGTGCATTCAGCCTCGCCGGTGCCTTCTCCATCATCCGATTCAGAAGTGCGCCTGGTGACCCGAAAGATATTGCTTATGTTCTGTTCACCATGGCTTCGGGTCTTGCCTGCGGTGTAGGCGCATTCGGTTATGCTGTGTTATTTACCATCATCCTGTGTGTACTGATGTTTGTTCTGAGCCGCTTCAATTTCGGAGCGAAGAAAAGCCAGCAAAAAACATTGAAGGTGACCATTCCCGAAAATCTGAGTTACGAAGAAGCACTGGAAGAGGTATTCCACAAATTCAATGTCGTGCATGAACTTAAAAAAATCAGAACAACCGAGCTTGGCAGTCTGTACGAGCTGGTCTACAACGTGACCATTCATGAAAGTGTCAATCAAAAAGAATTTCTCGATATGATCCGTACCCGAAACGGTAATCTGGATATTTCATTAACCATGAGTCCAACAACCACTGAATATTAA
- a CDS encoding response regulator transcription factor yields the protein MRILIAEDEVHLAEAVSQILKKHNYSVDMVHDGRSGLDYALSGIYDLLLLDIMMPEMDGITVLKKLRSEGNHTPVILLTAKGEISDKVTGLDYGADDYIAKPFATEELLARIRAALRRKGEVVPEDGLKFGDIELNTTQLKLSVQGKEIKLNLKENELLELLITRKQAITSKEQIIEKLWGFDSEVEYNNVEVYISFLRKKLTFLNSAVRINTIRGVGYVLEVTA from the coding sequence ATGAGAATACTTATTGCGGAAGATGAGGTTCATTTGGCAGAAGCCGTATCGCAAATATTGAAAAAACACAATTACTCTGTAGACATGGTGCATGACGGGAGATCGGGTCTGGATTATGCGCTGAGTGGAATCTATGATCTGTTGTTGCTGGACATCATGATGCCGGAAATGGACGGAATTACCGTGCTGAAGAAACTGCGCAGCGAAGGCAATCATACGCCTGTCATTCTGCTCACAGCCAAAGGAGAAATTTCAGACAAAGTGACTGGGCTGGATTATGGAGCGGATGATTATATAGCAAAGCCCTTTGCCACGGAGGAATTGCTCGCCCGGATTCGGGCAGCCCTGAGAAGGAAGGGAGAAGTCGTTCCAGAGGATGGACTGAAGTTTGGTGACATCGAACTGAACACCACGCAGCTGAAGCTGAGTGTTCAAGGAAAGGAGATCAAGCTGAATCTGAAGGAAAATGAACTGCTGGAACTGTTAATCACTCGCAAACAGGCCATTACTTCCAAAGAGCAGATTATTGAGAAGTTGTGGGGGTTCGATTCGGAAGTGGAGTATAACAATGTGGAGGTGTACATCTCGTTTTTACGCAAGAAATTAACCTTCCTGAACTCCGCGGTCCGCATCAATACGATTCGGGGTGTGGGGTACGTACTTGAGGTGACGGCCTGA
- a CDS encoding carbohydrate-binding domain-containing protein — MKKKIITGSKLWSVAMITAMVTACSAPAATSSTANAAVSTTGTTKTVSVSEQTSVKYADLVTMDADDTNVSWSATDSTKIKLNGTTASITGSGAKAANGSVTISAAGTYVLSGKLTDGQIVVNVADKGTVHLVLNGATINDNDSAGIYIQKAGKAIITLEEGTENAVSDGKTYVYADDTTDEPDAAIFSKADLTFNGTGKLTVTGNYNEGITSKDDLKIVSGTINVKSADDGIKGKDMVAIQAGTITIDSEGDGIKSTNHTDTTKGFVAIAGGTFNIQSGSDGIQAETALVTDGGTFNIVTGGGSANAPEKVEEGPFGGGGGGGWGGGTPPTDMGTPPDGEPPADMPSNNGTNATGTAPSGSTNAQAPADSNADADTSTTTEEETTSAKALKAGVDLTINGGTYTIDSMDDSLHSNNNVTVNDGKFSIESGDDGIHADQALTINGGTIVIAKSYEGLEGAIITLNDGNVDVTASDDGVNASGEITATDEDADAATSTDDSTQAEDTTAAFNNSVTETKGTTSTTDLSNQSTNADSNGRPQGGAPGGMMGESASNSELHINGGSLTVNAGGDGLDSNGSIYMTDGTVIVNGPTDNGNGALDYDGDFELSGGYLVAAGSSGMAQATSEASTQNTIAMTFPETQKAGTLVHVEDSEGNNILTFAPAKDYQTVVVSSADLKKDGSYVIYSGGSSTGKAVDGLYTDGTYSGGTKVVAFQSTSNVTWVNESGVTTANSGMGGPGGGRGQGGFGGGRNRTESGTSGATTNTTGTTDSAK, encoded by the coding sequence ATGAAAAAGAAAATCATAACTGGCAGCAAACTGTGGTCCGTCGCCATGATTACAGCAATGGTTACCGCTTGCAGCGCTCCGGCTGCAACCAGCAGTACGGCAAACGCCGCCGTGTCAACGACAGGGACAACCAAAACCGTATCCGTCAGTGAACAAACCTCGGTGAAATATGCCGATCTGGTCACGATGGATGCAGACGACACCAATGTGAGCTGGAGTGCAACAGATTCTACAAAGATTAAGTTGAACGGGACGACCGCTTCCATCACAGGATCGGGTGCAAAAGCAGCCAATGGATCGGTAACCATCTCCGCAGCGGGTACCTATGTACTTAGCGGCAAGCTGACCGATGGACAGATTGTGGTCAATGTTGCAGATAAGGGCACTGTACATCTGGTGTTAAACGGAGCCACAATCAATGATAACGATAGCGCAGGTATCTATATCCAGAAAGCGGGCAAAGCCATCATTACGCTGGAGGAAGGCACCGAGAATGCCGTCTCCGATGGCAAAACATACGTATACGCCGACGATACAACGGATGAGCCAGATGCAGCAATCTTCAGCAAGGCAGACCTGACGTTTAATGGTACAGGCAAGCTGACGGTGACAGGTAACTATAATGAAGGTATTACGAGCAAGGATGATCTAAAAATCGTCAGTGGCACAATTAACGTCAAATCGGCCGATGACGGCATCAAAGGTAAAGATATGGTTGCCATTCAAGCCGGTACCATTACCATTGATTCAGAAGGTGACGGCATTAAATCCACCAACCACACAGATACAACCAAAGGTTTCGTAGCCATTGCTGGAGGTACATTTAACATCCAGAGCGGCAGCGACGGCATTCAAGCGGAAACTGCATTGGTTACGGATGGCGGCACATTTAACATCGTAACCGGAGGCGGCAGTGCCAATGCACCAGAAAAAGTAGAAGAAGGACCATTTGGCGGCGGTGGCGGTGGCGGCTGGGGTGGCGGAACACCTCCAACGGATATGGGTACACCACCGGATGGAGAACCACCCGCTGATATGCCGAGCAATAATGGAACGAACGCTACAGGTACAGCACCATCCGGCTCGACCAATGCACAAGCACCTGCTGATTCCAATGCAGATGCAGACACAAGCACAACAACAGAAGAAGAAACGACGAGCGCTAAAGCACTTAAAGCCGGCGTGGATCTCACCATCAATGGCGGTACGTATACGATCGATTCCATGGATGACTCTCTGCACAGCAACAACAATGTGACTGTCAATGACGGCAAGTTCAGCATTGAATCGGGCGATGACGGCATTCATGCAGATCAGGCGCTTACGATCAACGGTGGAACAATCGTGATTGCCAAGAGCTATGAAGGTCTTGAAGGAGCAATCATTACTCTGAACGATGGAAATGTGGATGTCACTGCATCAGATGATGGCGTGAATGCGTCGGGTGAAATCACAGCAACGGATGAAGATGCCGATGCTGCGACGTCTACAGATGACAGCACGCAGGCAGAAGACACTACTGCTGCTTTCAACAACTCTGTTACTGAGACGAAAGGCACAACATCAACTACCGATCTATCCAATCAAAGTACGAACGCGGATAGCAATGGCCGTCCACAAGGTGGTGCGCCAGGTGGAATGATGGGTGAATCTGCCAGCAACAGTGAACTTCATATCAACGGTGGTTCCCTTACCGTCAATGCTGGCGGCGATGGACTGGATTCGAATGGCTCCATCTATATGACAGACGGAACCGTCATTGTGAACGGTCCAACAGACAATGGCAACGGCGCGCTGGATTATGACGGTGACTTCGAGCTCAGCGGCGGATATCTGGTCGCAGCGGGAAGTTCGGGCATGGCTCAGGCCACATCTGAAGCATCGACTCAAAATACCATTGCCATGACGTTCCCTGAAACGCAAAAAGCAGGAACACTGGTACATGTGGAAGACAGCGAAGGCAACAATATCCTGACCTTTGCTCCAGCGAAAGACTATCAAACGGTAGTTGTCAGCTCCGCGGATCTGAAAAAAGACGGTTCTTATGTGATCTACTCCGGCGGATCATCAACTGGCAAAGCAGTGGATGGACTTTACACAGACGGAACGTATAGTGGTGGAACCAAAGTGGTTGCCTTCCAATCCACAAGCAATGTAACTTGGGTGAATGAATCTGGTGTAACAACTGCCAATTCAGGTATGGGTGGTCCAGGCGGAGGTCGTGGCCAAGGTGGATTCGGAGGCGGCAGAAACAGAACAGAGTCCGGTACATCAGGTGCAACAACCAACACCACAGGTACAACGGATAGCGCAAAATAA
- a CDS encoding SDR family NAD(P)-dependent oxidoreductase — MSTSYTQTAIITGAAGGIGKELARRLAERKINLVLVDLNEEAIQQTITELELDKEHVIAVKANVSQESDVKNYVQKALDAFGRIDYFANNAGIEGPTGLIEDLSVEALDLVYNVNVRGVFLGLQNVIPVMKKQKSGAILNTSSLAGLMGAPAVSPYIMSKHAVVGLTRTAANELAPYGIRVNAVLPGTINTRMMRQIEANSGNVEDYQSATVSAIPMGRYGEPEEVAAIMNFLLSEEASYVTASLYTVDGGMMGQ; from the coding sequence ATGAGTACATCATATACCCAAACAGCCATTATTACAGGAGCAGCCGGAGGCATCGGTAAAGAATTGGCACGTCGCCTTGCTGAACGCAAAATCAATCTGGTGCTGGTCGATCTGAACGAAGAAGCCATCCAACAAACCATCACGGAACTGGAACTCGACAAAGAGCACGTCATTGCGGTGAAAGCAAACGTATCTCAAGAATCCGACGTGAAAAATTATGTGCAAAAAGCACTGGATGCTTTTGGCCGAATCGATTATTTTGCCAACAATGCCGGGATTGAAGGTCCAACCGGACTGATCGAAGATCTAAGCGTTGAAGCCCTCGATCTCGTATATAACGTTAATGTGCGCGGTGTATTCCTTGGTTTGCAGAACGTCATCCCTGTCATGAAAAAACAAAAATCTGGTGCGATTCTGAATACCTCTTCCCTTGCAGGTCTGATGGGTGCTCCAGCCGTATCTCCATATATTATGTCCAAACATGCCGTGGTTGGCCTCACGCGTACCGCTGCGAATGAACTGGCACCTTATGGTATTCGGGTTAACGCGGTATTGCCGGGCACTATTAATACCCGCATGATGCGCCAAATCGAAGCAAACTCCGGTAATGTGGAAGATTATCAATCCGCTACCGTATCCGCAATTCCAATGGGCCGCTACGGTGAACCGGAAGAAGTCGCAGCCATCATGAACTTCCTGTTGTCCGAAGAAGCTTCGTATGTCACCGCTTCCCTCTATACTGTCGATGGCGGTATGATGGGGCAATAA
- a CDS encoding acetate uptake transporter — MQTDSQTKVKIINADPSAMGLFGLAIVTLVASSQKLGITDGLSYAIPWAIFLGAFAQLFACIQDSKRNNTFGTTAFGAYAFFWFAMGANWLIKMGVFGSTLAEQADGKQLGFAFAGYLVFTLFMTLGAVEANKVLLIIFILIDFLFLGLTFDAFGVAPHIFHTIAAYAEMGIGIVSLYGTGASVLNAHFGYTFLPIGKPSGIFRPKA; from the coding sequence ATGCAAACCGATTCACAGACTAAAGTCAAAATCATAAACGCCGATCCCAGCGCAATGGGATTATTTGGGTTGGCCATCGTCACTCTGGTCGCTTCTTCCCAAAAACTTGGCATTACAGACGGCCTTAGCTACGCCATTCCTTGGGCGATTTTCCTAGGTGCATTTGCCCAATTGTTCGCTTGTATTCAAGATTCCAAACGTAACAATACCTTTGGCACAACTGCCTTCGGCGCATATGCATTCTTCTGGTTCGCCATGGGTGCCAACTGGCTGATCAAAATGGGCGTGTTTGGCTCCACTCTTGCGGAACAGGCAGATGGAAAGCAGCTCGGATTTGCTTTTGCCGGATATCTCGTGTTCACCCTGTTCATGACGCTGGGTGCCGTTGAAGCCAACAAAGTATTGCTCATCATTTTCATTCTCATTGACTTCCTGTTCCTTGGCCTGACCTTTGACGCTTTCGGCGTAGCTCCTCATATCTTCCATACCATCGCAGCTTATGCTGAAATGGGAATCGGAATCGTGTCGTTGTACGGCACAGGTGCTTCCGTACTGAACGCTCACTTCGGCTATACGTTCTTGCCTATCGGCAAGCCGTCTGGCATTTTCAGACCCAAGGCTTAA
- a CDS encoding class I SAM-dependent methyltransferase produces the protein MFIFQFIPWLIAVVTLISVISIVLVSWKNGISPMPTSSIVRQTVIQEVNRIPGYGDVIEAGSGWGTLALDVVRHCPGKRLTGIENSIIPLWASQWIAFLSVRLRRAKGKRHSLEGRLRFIRGDIYTSSYEHADCVICYLFPGAMNRLVDKFNRELPPGAKVISVCFALPGKIPLRTITCRDTLRTKVYVYTF, from the coding sequence ATGTTCATATTTCAATTTATACCATGGCTGATTGCTGTGGTGACACTTATATCTGTAATTTCCATCGTGCTGGTCAGTTGGAAAAATGGAATCTCACCGATGCCCACATCCAGCATCGTCAGGCAGACAGTCATTCAGGAGGTCAACCGCATTCCCGGTTACGGCGACGTCATTGAAGCAGGCTCCGGGTGGGGAACGCTCGCACTGGACGTCGTAAGGCATTGCCCAGGCAAACGGCTAACGGGCATTGAAAATTCTATCATTCCTTTATGGGCCTCCCAATGGATTGCTTTTCTAAGTGTTCGCTTACGGCGAGCGAAGGGAAAGCGCCATTCTCTGGAGGGGCGGCTGCGATTCATCCGTGGCGACATCTATACGAGTTCATATGAACACGCAGATTGCGTCATCTGTTATTTGTTCCCTGGAGCGATGAACCGACTCGTGGACAAATTCAATCGGGAGCTGCCGCCGGGAGCAAAGGTAATTAGCGTCTGTTTTGCATTGCCAGGCAAGATACCGCTACGGACGATTACATGCCGGGATACGCTGCGTACGAAGGTGTATGTCTATACGTTTTGA
- a CDS encoding sensor histidine kinase yields MFKKLRNRFLIVNLVSISIMMLVAFATIYIITYQNVQRETNMELFKVSDFYHGPYNSSKMPRGDDRDSVTGSQPSDSIANGAPGSDPNSPPGRSVSFMIKTDSEWKITDTHSRFDMDDTFYTEALQKVNKVNDLDRKTGQFTLNGTDWAYVIDPSSTGHMIVFIDVTAQQGILTNLIYTFAVVGLIMLIVIFFLSRYFANRSITPVKEAFEKQKQFIADASHELKTPLAIINTNTDVLLANREDTIENQAKWLHYIKSETERMSGLTNDLLYLTQIDDSRSSMIHAKFNMSDAVENIILTMEAVIFEKNISLDYSIEPQLMVHGNSEQIKQVILILLDNAVKYSRAKGSVNVSLKKHNNDVVLAVSNTGEGIAAEHLDRIFDRFYRTDASRARKHGGHGLGLAIARSIVEQHKGEIYARSVVGEGATFYVRLS; encoded by the coding sequence ATGTTCAAGAAACTCAGAAACCGATTTCTGATTGTGAATCTGGTATCCATCTCGATTATGATGCTGGTTGCCTTTGCTACGATCTACATCATTACGTACCAGAATGTACAGCGGGAAACCAACATGGAGCTGTTCAAAGTGTCGGATTTCTATCATGGTCCTTACAACTCCAGCAAGATGCCGCGTGGTGATGACAGGGATTCAGTGACAGGATCACAGCCATCGGATTCCATTGCCAATGGAGCGCCGGGGAGTGACCCGAACTCGCCGCCGGGACGCTCCGTATCATTCATGATCAAGACGGACAGTGAATGGAAAATCACGGATACGCACTCCAGGTTTGATATGGATGACACGTTCTATACTGAAGCTTTGCAAAAGGTGAACAAGGTTAACGATCTGGATCGTAAGACCGGACAATTCACGCTGAATGGAACCGATTGGGCTTATGTGATCGACCCGAGCAGCACAGGGCACATGATTGTGTTCATCGATGTGACGGCCCAACAGGGCATCCTTACGAATCTGATTTATACTTTTGCTGTTGTAGGTTTGATTATGCTGATCGTTATCTTCTTCCTGAGCCGCTATTTCGCCAATCGCTCCATTACCCCGGTCAAGGAAGCCTTCGAGAAGCAAAAGCAGTTCATAGCCGATGCTTCACATGAGTTGAAAACACCGCTGGCAATCATCAATACCAACACGGATGTGCTTCTCGCGAACCGGGAGGATACGATTGAGAATCAGGCCAAGTGGCTGCATTACATCAAGTCGGAGACGGAACGCATGTCGGGACTGACGAATGATCTGTTATATCTGACTCAAATTGATGATTCGCGATCCTCGATGATTCATGCCAAATTCAATATGAGCGATGCGGTGGAGAACATTATTTTAACGATGGAGGCCGTGATTTTTGAGAAAAATATATCTCTGGACTACAGCATTGAGCCGCAGCTCATGGTCCATGGCAACAGCGAACAGATTAAGCAAGTCATTCTGATTTTGCTCGATAATGCTGTGAAATACTCCAGAGCCAAAGGCTCGGTCAACGTATCGCTTAAGAAACATAACAATGATGTTGTACTGGCCGTTTCCAACACGGGAGAGGGCATTGCTGCTGAACATCTGGACCGGATATTCGATCGTTTCTATCGTACTGATGCCTCCAGAGCACGGAAACATGGTGGACATGGATTGGGTCTTGCGATTGCAAGATCGATCGTGGAGCAGCATAAAGGTGAAATTTATGCCCGCAGTGTGGTAGGGGAAGGCGCAACATTTTACGTTCGTTTATCTTAG
- a CDS encoding helix-turn-helix domain-containing protein, which yields MCIRNVTVYDSLLYWYIRRHVVDARSALASDNIGERAGLKQSAIARLESSAQIPRFDTLQKVAFALGLRFELVPDGEEEVTDTYTRTNI from the coding sequence TTGTGTATTCGAAATGTAACAGTGTATGACAGTCTATTATATTGGTACATCAGACGGCATGTCGTCGACGCTAGAAGCGCCCTAGCTTCCGATAATATCGGTGAACGAGCAGGACTCAAGCAGTCGGCTATTGCCCGTCTGGAGAGCTCCGCGCAGATTCCGCGCTTCGATACGCTCCAGAAGGTGGCTTTTGCACTTGGCTTGCGCTTTGAACTGGTTCCTGATGGCGAGGAAGAAGTGACCGACACCTATACTAGAACTAACATATAG
- a CDS encoding TetR/AcrR family transcriptional regulator: MLIIEHPQDRRARRTQDAIIAATVSLILEKGAEAVTIRDITERADYNRGTFYLHFPGKPELLQFILDDFMQGVGQAYASPYAELKEVDMTALLPSTMPVFEYIEAHQDIFRALMTMHGDMGTRLCNMFRTYLTEDFILVTEDSNYTINYDIMLSYLVSATVGVIMHWAEIGFKYSSHYMGEQLTALINIKPTRLLIEPGQKGRTIHERMLQD; encoded by the coding sequence ATGTTGATTATCGAACACCCTCAGGATCGGAGGGCACGAAGAACGCAGGATGCCATCATTGCTGCGACAGTGTCTTTGATATTGGAAAAGGGAGCTGAAGCCGTCACGATTCGTGACATTACGGAGCGGGCGGATTACAACCGGGGAACGTTCTATTTACATTTTCCAGGCAAGCCCGAGCTACTGCAATTTATTCTGGATGATTTCATGCAGGGTGTGGGGCAAGCTTATGCATCACCATATGCGGAGTTAAAAGAAGTAGATATGACGGCATTGCTGCCATCAACGATGCCTGTATTTGAATATATTGAAGCACATCAAGATATCTTTCGGGCCTTGATGACGATGCATGGGGATATGGGAACCAGACTCTGCAACATGTTCAGAACATATTTAACCGAAGATTTTATATTGGTGACCGAAGATAGTAACTACACTATTAATTACGACATCATGCTAAGTTACCTGGTATCTGCAACCGTTGGTGTGATTATGCATTGGGCGGAGATTGGTTTCAAGTATTCTTCCCACTACATGGGAGAACAGCTGACTGCGCTCATTAATATCAAACCGACCCGTCTCCTGATTGAACCAGGGCAGAAGGGCCGGACCATTCATGAACGCATGCTTCAGGACTGA